In Yersinia enterocolitica subsp. enterocolitica, one DNA window encodes the following:
- a CDS encoding DUF4060 family protein, translating into MKRIIKGDSNLSHLVIAHAAIDHHQKSYGERRQGWPSTYLIRYKNNRVAVEVVTRRQSYVATLMIGARNLSKLCGISALHP; encoded by the coding sequence ATGAAACGTATCATTAAAGGTGATTCAAATTTGTCACACTTGGTTATTGCTCATGCTGCAATTGACCACCATCAAAAGTCCTATGGCGAACGCCGCCAAGGCTGGCCATCAACTTATCTTATCCGCTACAAGAATAATCGAGTTGCAGTCGAAGTTGTCACCCGGCGTCAATCCTATGTGGCTACATTAATGATTGGTGCCCGAAATTTGAGCAAGTTATGTGGTATATCTGCGTTACATCCCTGA
- a CDS encoding phage protein NinX family protein, with product MIKWYEESDSEVNRSIALLSGEDPDKWYPYGGIKGKDYCKNPSDAWPIIYANKIGLYSPEINDNNQWNARITNPQGEWQAYSQSPLRAAMICYLLSQEV from the coding sequence ATGATTAAATGGTATGAAGAAAGTGACAGCGAAGTGAACAGAAGCATTGCGTTACTGAGCGGTGAGGATCCCGACAAGTGGTATCCGTATGGCGGCATTAAAGGCAAAGATTACTGTAAGAACCCTTCCGACGCATGGCCTATCATCTACGCCAACAAAATTGGTCTCTATTCCCCAGAAATTAATGATAATAATCAGTGGAATGCCAGAATTACCAATCCGCAAGGTGAATGGCAAGCCTATAGCCAAAGCCCGCTGCGCGCGGCGATGATCTGTTATTTGCTCAGTCAGGAAGTGTGA
- a CDS encoding YebO family protein, with protein sequence MLDTNMGTMGIVPIAFSLFTVIFFLIVWFFLSRASVRANEQIRLLQDIVEQQKQQTELLKALLANATGTSDFQSDSDIVSPLDFKGVIPER encoded by the coding sequence ATGTTAGATACAAATATGGGTACAATGGGTATTGTCCCAATCGCTTTTTCGCTGTTTACCGTCATTTTTTTCTTGATAGTTTGGTTCTTTTTGAGCCGTGCCAGCGTGCGAGCAAACGAACAAATTCGCTTGTTACAAGACATCGTCGAACAACAGAAACAGCAAACAGAATTACTCAAAGCATTACTGGCTAACGCAACGGGTACCAGTGACTTTCAAAGTGACAGTGATATCGTTTCTCCTCTTGATTTTAAAGGCGTTATTCCGGAGAGATAA
- a CDS encoding PhoP/PhoQ regulator MgrB: MNIKKLVATVGIIAVCCLFYLLALDSYCDQGGTFSTGICTITSIIPW, from the coding sequence TTGAACATTAAAAAACTTGTTGCAACGGTAGGGATCATTGCCGTTTGTTGCTTGTTTTATCTGTTAGCCCTTGATAGTTATTGTGACCAAGGGGGAACTTTCTCTACCGGTATTTGCACCATTACTTCGATTATTCCATGGTAA
- a CDS encoding YobH family protein has translation MSLFRLLLVVAIIYLGLLFSGYGVLIGSEKNAAGIGLQCKYLTARGISTAQFINGENGIIGVSNCPLVKKIGNNVFE, from the coding sequence ATGAGTTTATTCAGACTTCTCTTGGTGGTGGCAATCATATACTTGGGCTTGCTCTTTTCGGGCTATGGTGTACTGATTGGCAGCGAAAAAAACGCCGCAGGCATCGGTTTGCAATGTAAATATCTGACGGCCAGAGGTATCTCAACCGCTCAATTTATAAACGGAGAGAATGGCATCATCGGTGTTAGTAACTGCCCTTTAGTGAAAAAAATTGGCAATAATGTTTTTGAATAA
- a CDS encoding DUF2766 family protein yields MSEMFTNDQELVSDLVACQLVIKQILDVIDIIAPTEVRDKMSHQLKAIDFASHPAGADPVTKRAIEKAIALIDMKFTQK; encoded by the coding sequence ATGTCTGAAATGTTCACTAATGACCAAGAACTGGTCTCCGATCTGGTTGCTTGTCAATTGGTTATCAAACAAATTCTTGATGTGATTGATATTATTGCGCCGACCGAAGTGCGGGATAAAATGTCTCATCAACTCAAAGCTATTGATTTCGCTTCACATCCTGCGGGAGCTGATCCGGTAACCAAGCGTGCAATTGAGAAAGCCATTGCATTGATTGATATGAAGTTTACGCAGAAGTAA
- a CDS encoding helix-turn-helix domain-containing protein, giving the protein MSQENHLALVCALSKWVETHLGRVIYLEELAAYSGYSLWHMQKIFKEVTGVSLGKYIRERRLAGAVYQLRSSDSTIFDIALDFGFGSQSHFTYMFRKRYGITPYDFRQNTDIDLNIALPLHTTHQKLA; this is encoded by the coding sequence ATGTCACAAGAAAATCATCTCGCGTTAGTCTGCGCCCTCAGTAAATGGGTCGAAACCCATCTGGGGAGAGTCATCTACCTTGAAGAGTTAGCCGCGTACTCAGGCTATTCTCTCTGGCATATGCAGAAAATATTTAAAGAAGTGACAGGGGTGTCATTAGGTAAATACATTCGAGAAAGGCGCTTAGCGGGTGCTGTCTATCAACTGCGTAGCAGTGACAGCACTATCTTTGATATTGCTTTGGATTTTGGCTTTGGTTCACAGTCACACTTTACTTACATGTTCAGAAAACGTTACGGCATAACCCCGTACGACTTCCGGCAAAATACAGATATTGACCTCAATATCGCTTTGCCCTTGCATACCACTCACCAGAAACTGGCGTAA
- a CDS encoding amino acid permease: MAASSNKKLSLWSLTSLVVGSMIGAGIFSLPATFGRATGGFGALIAWVIAGGGMLTLAFVFQTLAQRKPELDSGVYIYAKTGFGDYAGFASAIGFWAGACIGSVSYFVLIKSTLGAFFPLFGDGNTLSAVLIASFILWSFHFMVLRGIKEAAAINTIATFAKVIPIFIFIIVLAFAFHTDTFALNFWGTQPLGAVGDLTHLDDYGYTGHAALEIGSGSESLFSQVRSTMLVTVFVFVGIEGASVYSRYAKERKHVGIATVLGFIGVLCLLVLVTLLSYGVLLRPDLAALRQPSMAGVLEHIVGRWGAIFISIGLIISVMGAYLSWTLLAAEALYCAAKSHIMPSVLATENKHGVPSAAVWMSNIFIQLFLIVTLFTEYAFQLALELTSSLVLIPYLLVAAYGLKLAWTRETYSVGAKDHKKDFIIALIATFYAVLMVYAGGLKYILLSAVIYGPGTLLFIIAKREQKKLVFSAIEKCAFAVALIAAVAALYSLATGIITV, from the coding sequence ATGGCGGCCTCTTCAAATAAAAAGTTATCACTGTGGTCATTAACTTCGCTGGTCGTCGGTTCAATGATAGGTGCCGGTATTTTCTCTTTACCCGCGACATTTGGCCGTGCCACTGGGGGTTTTGGCGCACTCATCGCCTGGGTTATTGCCGGGGGCGGCATGCTAACTCTGGCTTTTGTTTTCCAGACATTGGCGCAGCGTAAACCTGAACTCGATTCTGGTGTTTATATTTATGCGAAAACCGGATTTGGTGACTATGCCGGTTTTGCGTCGGCTATCGGTTTCTGGGCTGGTGCATGTATCGGCAGTGTCTCTTATTTTGTACTGATCAAATCAACACTCGGGGCATTCTTTCCACTATTTGGCGATGGCAATACTTTATCCGCTGTATTAATTGCCTCATTCATTTTGTGGAGTTTCCATTTTATGGTGTTACGTGGCATCAAAGAGGCGGCGGCGATTAATACCATTGCAACTTTTGCTAAAGTTATTCCAATATTTATTTTTATTATTGTTTTAGCATTTGCCTTCCATACCGATACTTTCGCATTAAATTTCTGGGGCACTCAGCCTCTGGGGGCGGTGGGTGACCTCACCCATCTGGACGATTATGGTTATACCGGTCATGCAGCCTTGGAAATAGGCTCAGGTTCTGAATCTCTGTTTTCTCAAGTTCGTAGCACTATGCTGGTGACTGTATTTGTTTTTGTCGGTATAGAGGGGGCGAGTGTATATTCCCGCTATGCCAAAGAAAGAAAACACGTCGGTATAGCGACTGTTTTAGGTTTTATTGGTGTTTTATGTCTGCTGGTGTTGGTTACCCTGCTTTCCTATGGTGTACTGCTACGCCCTGATCTAGCTGCTTTACGTCAACCCTCAATGGCAGGGGTGTTAGAGCATATCGTAGGCCGGTGGGGGGCAATATTTATCAGTATTGGATTGATCATCTCAGTGATGGGTGCCTATTTGTCGTGGACTCTACTGGCGGCCGAAGCGCTTTATTGTGCAGCAAAAAGTCATATTATGCCGAGTGTCTTGGCAACCGAGAATAAACACGGGGTACCCTCCGCAGCGGTTTGGATGTCTAATATTTTTATCCAATTATTCTTAATTGTTACGCTTTTCACTGAATATGCTTTCCAACTCGCACTTGAGTTAACCAGCTCACTGGTTCTGATTCCCTATCTATTGGTTGCTGCCTATGGCTTGAAATTGGCCTGGACCCGAGAGACATACTCTGTGGGAGCGAAAGACCATAAGAAAGATTTTATTATTGCATTGATAGCCACATTCTATGCCGTATTGATGGTGTATGCCGGAGGTTTGAAATACATATTATTATCGGCAGTGATATACGGTCCAGGAACCTTGTTGTTTATTATCGCTAAACGCGAGCAGAAGAAATTAGTCTTCTCGGCTATTGAAAAATGTGCTTTTGCCGTTGCACTCATTGCTGCGGTTGCGGCGCTATACAGCCTTGCGACAGGTATTATCACTGTGTGA
- a CDS encoding GNAT family N-acetyltransferase translates to MKLTMTDTPTTEDVAEIMAGLKAFNRNFVGDNGRKPLAAFITGEHGEKLGGITAYTLGHYLSIELLWVSDTLRHCGAGSKLMQAVEQEAIQRGCKFAQVDTFSFQARPFYEKLGYQLQMTLENVVDEYHRYYLTKSLMS, encoded by the coding sequence ATGAAGTTGACGATGACGGATACCCCAACAACTGAAGATGTAGCTGAAATAATGGCAGGGTTGAAGGCTTTTAACCGCAATTTCGTCGGTGATAATGGGCGTAAACCATTAGCGGCGTTTATAACGGGTGAGCACGGTGAGAAGTTAGGGGGTATTACTGCCTATACGTTAGGTCATTATCTGAGTATAGAATTGTTATGGGTATCAGATACATTACGTCATTGTGGGGCGGGTAGTAAACTGATGCAGGCAGTTGAGCAGGAAGCAATACAGCGCGGATGTAAATTCGCCCAAGTCGATACATTCAGTTTTCAAGCGCGGCCTTTCTATGAAAAGCTTGGTTATCAATTGCAGATGACGTTAGAAAATGTCGTAGATGAGTACCATCGTTATTATCTAACGAAAAGTCTGATGAGCTAA
- a CDS encoding ABC transporter ATP-binding protein: protein MLRRFFSYYTPYKGLFYLDFGCAILAGLLELSFPMAVKLFIDKLLPNQDWVLIVWAATGLLMIYLLNTALMAIVNYWGHALGVGIETDMRRQAFSHLQKLSFSYYDNMKTGHIITHVTKDLEEVGEIAHHGPEDLFIAVMTFIGAFILMASVHLPLAMLTIVIVPFMTYLVSRYGAQMTDTWRRLFGQVGNFNARIEESIGGIRVVKAFANESHEKKLFAKDNEDYRTTKLKAYRIMTTSMTMSYLSTRLVQLIVMVVGTWYVVHDQLSYGGFVGFLLLVEVFFRPVAKITSVLESYPKGIAGFKRFTQLIDTLPDIVDQPNARPVGHLRGDICYQDVSFGYSPQSKIFTHLNLQIRAGETVAFVGPSGAGKTTLCSLLPRFYELDGGAITIDGINIRDMTQQSLRNNIGIVQQDVFLFGGSIRENIAYGKLDASDDEIMAAARQARLDELIETMPDGLDTVVGERGVKLSGGQKQRLSIARIFLKNPPILILDEATSALDTATEQAIQLALTELSQGRTTLVIAHRLATIQNADRIIVVDKEGIVEQGDHHELLARNGAYAKLHNAQFSAA from the coding sequence ATGCTCCGCCGTTTCTTTTCTTATTACACCCCATACAAAGGGCTTTTCTATCTGGATTTTGGCTGTGCAATTTTGGCCGGGTTGCTGGAGCTGAGCTTCCCGATGGCGGTAAAACTGTTCATTGATAAGCTGCTGCCTAACCAAGACTGGGTGTTGATCGTCTGGGCAGCAACGGGCCTGCTAATGATTTATCTCCTGAATACAGCGCTCATGGCAATAGTTAACTATTGGGGACATGCTCTCGGTGTCGGTATTGAAACCGATATGCGTCGCCAGGCATTTAGCCATCTGCAAAAGTTATCATTTAGCTATTACGACAATATGAAGACCGGCCATATCATCACTCATGTAACGAAAGATTTAGAGGAAGTCGGGGAAATTGCCCATCACGGCCCGGAAGATCTTTTTATTGCAGTGATGACATTTATTGGTGCCTTTATTCTGATGGCGTCCGTTCATCTGCCACTGGCGATGCTCACTATTGTTATTGTGCCGTTTATGACCTATTTGGTCAGCCGGTATGGTGCACAAATGACAGATACCTGGCGCCGGCTCTTTGGTCAGGTAGGGAATTTTAATGCCCGGATTGAAGAAAGTATTGGCGGTATTCGGGTCGTAAAAGCATTCGCAAACGAATCCCATGAGAAGAAATTATTCGCCAAAGATAATGAAGATTACCGTACGACGAAGCTGAAGGCTTACCGCATCATGACCACCAGCATGACCATGAGCTATCTCAGCACCCGTCTGGTGCAGTTGATTGTGATGGTAGTCGGTACCTGGTATGTCGTTCATGATCAGTTGAGCTATGGTGGCTTCGTCGGTTTTCTATTGTTAGTCGAAGTGTTTTTCCGCCCAGTAGCAAAAATAACCTCGGTGCTGGAAAGTTACCCGAAAGGAATAGCTGGATTTAAACGATTCACTCAATTGATTGATACTTTACCCGATATTGTTGATCAACCCAATGCCCGTCCGGTCGGCCATCTCAGAGGGGATATTTGCTACCAGGATGTCAGTTTCGGTTATTCACCGCAGAGCAAAATCTTTACTCACTTGAATCTGCAAATCCGTGCGGGCGAAACCGTCGCATTCGTTGGGCCATCGGGGGCCGGTAAGACCACGTTATGTTCATTACTCCCCCGCTTCTATGAACTTGATGGCGGTGCAATCACCATTGATGGGATCAATATCCGGGATATGACTCAGCAGTCATTACGTAATAATATTGGTATTGTTCAACAAGATGTTTTCTTATTCGGCGGTTCTATTCGTGAGAATATCGCCTATGGCAAATTGGATGCCAGTGATGACGAAATAATGGCGGCAGCACGACAAGCCCGCTTGGATGAGCTGATTGAGACTATGCCAGATGGCCTTGATACTGTGGTCGGTGAGCGCGGAGTAAAATTATCGGGCGGGCAAAAACAGCGCCTTTCTATTGCCCGTATCTTCCTGAAAAATCCGCCGATTTTGATTCTGGACGAAGCGACCTCTGCGCTGGATACTGCGACCGAACAAGCTATTCAGTTAGCATTGACTGAACTATCGCAAGGCCGAACTACCTTGGTGATTGCTCACCGTTTAGCCACGATTCAAAATGCCGACCGCATCATTGTGGTCGATAAAGAAGGTATTGTTGAACAAGGTGACCACCACGAGCTCCTCGCCCGTAACGGGGCTTATGCCAAACTGCATAATGCTCAGTTCAGTGCAGCTTGA
- a CDS encoding PA4780 family RIO1-like protein kinase, giving the protein MKIPKRIQPLVDDGLVDEVIRRLKSGKEADVYVVRCGQDIRCAKVYKEAENRNFKQAVQYQEGRKVRNSRDARAMAKGSKFGRKQQEETWQTAEVDALYLLANAGVRVPQPYACLDGVLLMELVTDEDGLAAPRLSDVPFSKEQALIDHAIMIRYVVRMLCAGLVHGDLSEFNVLIDKDGPVIIDLPQAVNAAANNHAKAMLERDVANMTHYYGQYAPELLGTKYAKEMWALYEDGKLHPETPLTGEFAESTQAADVEGVLEEIQAVIAEEQERLREAQDPY; this is encoded by the coding sequence ATGAAAATTCCAAAACGAATCCAACCGCTGGTTGATGACGGCTTGGTTGACGAAGTCATCCGTCGTTTAAAAAGTGGCAAAGAAGCAGATGTCTATGTTGTCCGTTGTGGGCAAGATATTCGCTGCGCTAAAGTTTACAAAGAAGCCGAGAATCGCAATTTTAAACAAGCGGTTCAGTATCAAGAAGGTCGCAAGGTACGTAATAGCCGCGATGCGCGTGCCATGGCGAAGGGATCTAAGTTTGGCCGTAAGCAGCAAGAAGAAACCTGGCAAACCGCCGAGGTGGATGCATTGTACCTGTTAGCCAATGCTGGTGTTCGCGTGCCACAACCCTATGCCTGCCTTGATGGGGTGTTGCTCATGGAACTGGTCACCGATGAAGATGGCCTCGCTGCACCTCGACTCAGTGATGTCCCGTTTAGCAAAGAGCAAGCCCTGATTGACCATGCAATAATGATCCGTTATGTCGTACGGATGCTGTGCGCAGGCTTGGTTCATGGTGACTTATCGGAGTTTAATGTCTTAATCGATAAAGACGGCCCGGTGATTATCGATTTACCACAAGCCGTTAATGCTGCTGCAAATAACCATGCTAAGGCCATGTTGGAGCGAGATGTGGCGAATATGACACATTATTATGGTCAATATGCCCCGGAATTGCTTGGCACTAAATATGCCAAAGAGATGTGGGCGCTTTATGAAGATGGCAAATTGCACCCTGAAACTCCATTAACTGGCGAATTTGCAGAAAGTACTCAAGCTGCCGATGTTGAGGGTGTGCTGGAGGAGATCCAGGCGGTCATCGCTGAAGAACAAGAACGTCTGCGTGAAGCTCAGGACCCTTATTAG
- a CDS encoding IS110-like element ISYen1 family transposase codes for MKVSTLGIDLAKNVFQLHGVGCNGQTVLKKKLTRDKFLPFLMQLEPCLIGMEACASSHHFARVLRQYGHEVKLIPPQYVKPYVKTNKTDAADAEAICEAVARPNMRFVQIKTAEQQAILVLHTERNILIRERTACANSMRAILAEFGIIMPRTLSQLYKKVPEILEEYDNELSPFVRCSVARQLEHLQGVEDQITLIEQELSSWAKTQPACQRVLKVPGVGLMTATYLVASVGNGQQFHSAKQFAAWLGLVPREFSSGGKQRLGRISKRGDRYFRYLLVHGARAVAAVIERHKDNMPWLYRLLSKKAYNVAVVAQANKTARILWSMLVHHTEYRTLSVV; via the coding sequence ATGAAAGTATCTACTCTTGGTATCGACTTGGCAAAAAATGTTTTCCAGCTTCATGGTGTCGGCTGCAACGGTCAAACTGTTCTTAAGAAGAAACTCACCCGCGATAAATTCCTTCCTTTTCTCATGCAACTTGAACCTTGCTTGATTGGCATGGAGGCCTGTGCTTCCAGTCATCATTTTGCGCGTGTTTTACGGCAGTATGGGCATGAGGTTAAACTCATTCCCCCTCAGTATGTGAAACCTTATGTCAAAACGAATAAGACAGATGCCGCTGATGCAGAAGCCATTTGTGAAGCTGTTGCACGGCCTAATATGCGTTTTGTTCAGATTAAAACGGCAGAGCAACAAGCTATTCTGGTGCTGCATACCGAGCGAAATATCCTTATCCGCGAACGCACTGCTTGTGCTAATAGTATGCGGGCCATTTTGGCTGAATTTGGCATTATCATGCCTCGCACATTAAGTCAGCTGTATAAGAAAGTCCCTGAAATACTGGAAGAATATGATAACGAGTTATCACCTTTTGTCCGTTGTAGTGTCGCACGTCAACTTGAACACCTTCAGGGTGTGGAAGATCAAATCACGTTGATCGAACAAGAACTTAGCAGTTGGGCAAAAACACAACCCGCCTGCCAGCGGGTCTTGAAAGTCCCTGGTGTGGGATTGATGACGGCGACCTACCTTGTGGCGTCAGTGGGGAATGGGCAACAATTTCATTCAGCGAAACAGTTTGCCGCCTGGTTGGGATTGGTGCCGAGAGAATTCTCCAGTGGCGGTAAGCAGAGATTGGGCCGAATCAGCAAAAGAGGTGACCGCTATTTCCGTTATCTTCTGGTCCATGGTGCGCGGGCAGTTGCAGCTGTTATTGAGAGACACAAAGACAATATGCCGTGGCTTTACAGGCTGTTGAGTAAAAAGGCCTATAACGTAGCCGTTGTGGCACAGGCCAATAAAACGGCACGTATTTTGTGGTCGATGCTGGTTCATCATACGGAATATCGAACCTTATCCGTGGTTTGA
- the hdeB gene encoding acid-activated periplasmic chaperone HdeB: MVYKSLSSIAIATLLVTTMAPVFASSTTPKDMTCKEFLDLNPKSMTPVAFWILNEDTQYKKGDNVDFQEVDTVYTPKVIDICKKSPDKKITDMKADIMAAAKK; this comes from the coding sequence ATGGTCTATAAATCATTATCTAGTATTGCTATTGCAACTCTCTTAGTCACAACAATGGCTCCGGTATTCGCCTCTTCCACAACGCCAAAGGATATGACTTGCAAAGAGTTTCTTGATCTTAATCCTAAAAGTATGACTCCAGTAGCGTTCTGGATACTGAATGAGGATACTCAGTATAAAAAAGGCGACAATGTCGATTTTCAGGAAGTCGATACTGTATATACCCCTAAAGTCATTGATATCTGTAAAAAATCACCCGATAAAAAAATAACTGACATGAAAGCGGATATTATGGCAGCGGCTAAGAAATAA
- a CDS encoding lysozyme inhibitor LprI family protein, protein MRKKKIILATLLILPLSQALAVDCKNAVTQQDMNQCANSDYKKADAELNRTYKDLLAKTTVAQRPLLKSAQLTWIKYRDADCTFQSSATEGGSVHPMIISACLTHKTEERTTQLKSFLNCSEGDLSCPL, encoded by the coding sequence ATGCGAAAAAAGAAAATAATATTGGCAACATTACTGATACTACCACTCAGCCAAGCTCTGGCCGTTGATTGTAAAAATGCAGTAACACAACAGGATATGAATCAATGTGCAAATTCAGATTATAAAAAAGCTGATGCCGAACTTAATCGCACTTACAAAGATCTTCTCGCCAAAACAACTGTAGCCCAAAGGCCATTATTAAAAAGTGCGCAACTGACCTGGATAAAATACCGTGATGCGGACTGTACTTTCCAGTCATCAGCTACCGAGGGAGGTTCAGTACATCCGATGATTATTTCTGCTTGCTTGACCCATAAAACTGAAGAGCGCACCACCCAACTGAAATCATTCTTAAATTGTTCTGAAGGTGACTTAAGTTGCCCGCTATAG
- a CDS encoding helix-turn-helix domain-containing protein, with protein sequence MLKRYQAFETLREHKARLHDCVQLGSGIQLAAWSNRDDCVTQESPDHHTLSLYVADGYECYHKTRAGWKNGGGPDRFCIMPKGSLSSWDVRDDLSFVHLYCTDNHLRQLAEQIWERSPQSIQVDERIFADDPQITLLYRQFLLNYDWQEQANHLALSSAATLLMTHLLKTYTQLQWAIPAIRGGLAPVVLKRVKEYIDSHLAQPLLLSDLAEQAGLSEFHFARMFKQSTGLAPHQFVLKARLCRADQLIRHSLMPLIHIALECGFSSASHFSNCFKVAYGVTPSLMRQRKS encoded by the coding sequence ATGTTGAAACGTTACCAAGCCTTTGAAACCCTTAGAGAACATAAAGCTCGCTTGCATGATTGCGTGCAACTCGGCTCGGGTATTCAATTGGCGGCCTGGTCTAATCGCGATGACTGCGTTACGCAAGAAAGTCCGGATCATCACACCTTGAGTTTGTATGTCGCAGATGGTTATGAGTGCTATCACAAAACGCGGGCAGGGTGGAAAAACGGCGGGGGGCCGGATCGTTTTTGCATTATGCCAAAGGGCAGTTTATCGAGCTGGGATGTAAGAGACGATTTGTCATTTGTGCATTTGTATTGCACCGATAACCATCTGCGCCAATTGGCAGAACAGATCTGGGAGCGTAGCCCTCAATCCATTCAGGTTGATGAGCGTATTTTCGCCGACGATCCACAAATAACACTGCTGTATCGCCAGTTTTTACTGAATTATGATTGGCAAGAACAGGCAAATCATTTGGCGCTCAGTAGTGCAGCAACTTTGCTGATGACCCATTTACTCAAAACTTACACCCAGTTGCAGTGGGCTATTCCTGCTATTCGCGGTGGTTTGGCCCCGGTAGTATTAAAGCGGGTAAAGGAATATATCGACAGCCACCTTGCACAACCGCTGTTATTGTCTGACCTTGCTGAACAGGCTGGGCTGAGTGAATTCCATTTTGCACGGATGTTTAAACAAAGTACTGGACTGGCACCACACCAGTTTGTGTTAAAAGCTCGTCTATGCCGAGCAGATCAATTGATAAGGCACAGTTTGATGCCACTCATTCATATTGCTTTGGAGTGTGGTTTTAGCTCTGCCAGTCATTTTAGCAACTGTTTTAAAGTTGCTTATGGGGTAACACCCTCTCTGATGCGACAACGAAAATCATAG
- a CDS encoding DMT family transporter, translating into MNALLYLLVVLIWGTTWIAITLQQQGSVAITVSIFYRFALAAGVMMIILLLVRRLRHIALRDHLFCIAQGFCVFAFNFYCFYHAAAYISSGLESVIFSMAVLFNAINGMIFFRQRLSPNLLPASILGMIGIIALFWQDLTATQISPELLKGIGLSLLGTYGFSLGNMISSRHQRRGLDILSTNAYAMTYGAVLMGFFSLIQHHSFTIELTSSYLSSLLYLAIFGSVIAFAAYFSLIGRIGASGAAYSTLLFPLVALTISTFYENYHWHLSAIIGLLLILFGNLVMFSKPGMVQSWFKRPSFSDH; encoded by the coding sequence ATGAACGCGCTGCTTTATTTATTAGTTGTCCTGATTTGGGGAACAACATGGATTGCGATCACCCTGCAACAACAAGGGAGTGTTGCTATTACGGTATCTATATTTTATCGGTTCGCATTGGCAGCCGGTGTCATGATGATTATTTTACTGCTTGTTCGCCGCTTACGTCATATCGCCCTACGTGATCATCTCTTTTGTATCGCCCAGGGATTTTGCGTCTTTGCTTTTAATTTCTACTGTTTTTATCATGCGGCGGCTTATATTAGCAGCGGTCTGGAATCGGTTATTTTCTCCATGGCGGTGCTGTTTAATGCCATTAACGGCATGATTTTCTTCCGCCAACGCCTTAGCCCTAATCTGCTCCCTGCCAGTATTTTGGGGATGATCGGTATTATTGCCCTGTTCTGGCAAGATCTCACCGCGACTCAAATATCGCCCGAATTACTGAAAGGAATTGGCCTGAGTTTGCTTGGAACTTACGGTTTCTCTCTGGGTAATATGATAAGCAGTCGCCACCAGCGCCGAGGGCTGGATATTCTATCAACCAATGCTTATGCTATGACTTATGGTGCTGTATTAATGGGTTTTTTCAGTCTTATTCAGCATCACTCTTTCACGATTGAACTGACTTCAAGTTACCTTAGCTCTTTGTTGTATTTAGCTATTTTTGGCTCAGTCATTGCCTTTGCCGCTTATTTCAGTTTGATCGGTCGCATCGGAGCCAGTGGCGCAGCATACAGCACATTGTTATTCCCTCTGGTTGCACTCACGATTTCAACATTTTATGAAAATTATCACTGGCATCTGAGTGCCATCATCGGTTTACTACTTATCCTATTCGGTAATTTGGTGATGTTCTCCAAACCGGGTATGGTGCAATCTTGGTTTAAACGACCTTCATTCAGCGACCATTGA
- a CDS encoding YciI family protein gives MFVVSLTYHQPIDVVEALTESHKDWLKKYYAQGVFIASGRKVPRTGGIILAKSIMREELDKILAEDPFNAVAHYEVTEFIPSMTIESVAALKTL, from the coding sequence ATGTTTGTTGTCAGCCTGACTTACCACCAACCTATCGACGTCGTAGAAGCACTGACTGAAAGCCATAAAGACTGGTTGAAAAAGTATTATGCGCAAGGCGTGTTTATCGCCTCAGGTCGTAAAGTACCGCGCACCGGTGGCATTATTTTGGCGAAAAGTATCATGCGTGAAGAGTTAGATAAAATATTGGCAGAAGATCCGTTTAATGCAGTGGCTCACTATGAGGTAACCGAATTTATCCCCTCCATGACTATCGAATCAGTTGCAGCATTAAAAACACTGTAA